The following are encoded in a window of Rhizobium sp. WYJ-E13 genomic DNA:
- a CDS encoding phosphate acetyltransferase gives MPDSENPGEARRHEKYDRLIAKARQAPQMTTVVAHPCDESSLRGAVEAAEDGLMRPVLVGPAEKVRTVAKTHAIDISPFELIDAPHSDAAAAKAVELVREGRAELLMKGSLHTDELMRAVTSSTTGLRTARRISHVFVMDVPHHAETLFITDAAINIAPDLDAKRDIIQNAIDLYTAIGLGTPRVAILSAVETVTLKIPSTIDAAALCKMAERGQITGGILDGPLAFDNAIDPEAARIKGIKSEVAGRAQILVVPNLEAGNMLAKNLTFLARADAAGLVLGARVPIILTSRADSVRARLASCAVGVLFAEARLRAAPIQGA, from the coding sequence ATGCCGGATTCGGAAAACCCTGGCGAGGCCAGGCGGCACGAGAAATATGACCGGCTGATTGCCAAGGCGAGGCAAGCGCCGCAGATGACAACTGTCGTCGCCCATCCCTGCGACGAATCCTCGCTGCGCGGAGCGGTCGAAGCCGCCGAAGACGGGCTCATGCGTCCGGTCCTCGTAGGCCCGGCGGAGAAGGTCAGAACGGTGGCAAAAACGCATGCCATCGATATCTCGCCCTTCGAGCTGATCGATGCGCCGCATAGCGACGCGGCGGCTGCCAAGGCCGTCGAACTCGTCCGCGAAGGCCGTGCAGAACTGCTGATGAAGGGCAGCCTGCACACGGATGAACTGATGCGGGCAGTAACGTCATCGACGACGGGACTGCGGACAGCGCGTCGCATCAGCCATGTCTTCGTCATGGACGTGCCGCACCATGCCGAAACACTCTTCATCACCGACGCGGCCATCAACATCGCCCCTGATCTCGATGCCAAGCGCGACATCATCCAAAACGCCATCGATCTCTACACGGCGATCGGCCTCGGCACGCCGCGCGTGGCGATCCTTTCGGCGGTCGAGACCGTCACGTTGAAGATCCCCTCGACCATCGATGCGGCCGCGCTCTGCAAGATGGCTGAGCGCGGACAGATAACAGGCGGCATCCTCGATGGGCCGCTCGCCTTCGATAATGCGATCGATCCCGAAGCGGCACGAATCAAGGGCATCAAGTCCGAGGTCGCCGGCCGGGCGCAGATCCTCGTCGTTCCCAATCTGGAGGCCGGCAACATGCTGGCGAAGAACCTGACCTTCCTGGCGCGAGCGGATGCGGCGGGCCTCGTGCTGGGCGCGCGGGTGCCGATTATCCTGACGTCGCGCGCCGACAGCGTGCGGGCGCGCCTCGCCTCCTGCGCCGTCGGCGTGCTCTTTGCCGAAGCGCGCCTGCGTGCGGCGCCGATACAGGGCGCTTGA
- a CDS encoding acetate/propionate family kinase, translating to MDTLLVVNAGSSSLKFEVFAAAGSLARQVKGKMEGIGTAPRLTIRNAGGEKLADADYPGDAVPDLPAAMRLVGQWLRERHEGRLVAVGHRIVHGGPDHRHPVRIDENLLRDLERYTPLAPLHQPNNLAPIRVLLDSQPQLAQVACFDTAFHRGRDPMTEHYAIPAHYFAEGVRRYGFHGLSYEYVAGRLAEIAPVIGRGRLIVAHLGSGASLCAIHEGKSVESTLGFTALDGLPMGTRCGQIDPGVLLYLLQEGGMSPMQLQDLLYKESGLKGLSGISNDVRDLLSSDEPAAGLALDHFVHRIGLNAGMLAAALGGVDAFVFTAGVGENSPIMRERIVRKLGWLGATLHAGANDAGELLISADDSRIALYVVPTDEELMIARHTFALVAA from the coding sequence ATGGACACGCTTCTCGTCGTCAATGCCGGTTCTTCCAGCCTCAAATTCGAGGTCTTCGCCGCGGCGGGCTCGCTTGCCCGGCAGGTAAAGGGAAAGATGGAGGGCATCGGCACCGCACCCCGCCTGACCATCAGGAACGCCGGCGGCGAAAAGCTCGCCGACGCGGACTATCCCGGCGATGCCGTCCCGGATCTGCCGGCGGCCATGCGCCTGGTCGGGCAATGGCTGCGGGAACGGCACGAGGGGCGGCTGGTCGCCGTCGGTCACCGGATCGTCCACGGAGGTCCCGACCACAGGCACCCGGTGCGTATCGACGAGAATCTGCTGCGCGATCTGGAGCGCTACACGCCGCTTGCACCGCTGCATCAGCCGAACAACCTGGCACCCATTCGGGTATTGCTGGACAGCCAGCCCCAGCTCGCCCAGGTCGCCTGTTTCGACACGGCCTTTCACCGCGGCCGTGATCCGATGACCGAGCACTACGCCATTCCCGCCCATTACTTCGCCGAGGGCGTGCGGCGCTATGGCTTTCACGGCCTGTCCTACGAATATGTTGCCGGCAGGCTCGCCGAGATCGCACCTGTTATCGGCCGCGGCCGGCTCATCGTCGCCCATCTTGGAAGCGGCGCCTCGCTCTGCGCGATCCATGAGGGCAAAAGTGTCGAGAGCACATTAGGTTTCACCGCCCTCGACGGCCTGCCCATGGGCACGCGATGCGGGCAGATTGATCCCGGCGTGCTTCTCTATCTGCTCCAGGAAGGCGGCATGAGCCCGATGCAATTGCAGGATCTGCTCTACAAGGAGTCCGGTCTCAAGGGCCTGTCAGGCATCAGCAACGATGTGCGCGATCTGCTGTCGAGCGACGAGCCCGCAGCCGGTCTCGCACTCGATCATTTCGTCCATCGCATCGGCCTCAATGCCGGCATGCTTGCTGCGGCCCTCGGCGGTGTCGACGCCTTCGTCTTCACCGCAGGCGTCGGTGAAAACTCGCCGATCATGCGCGAGCGCATAGTCCGCAAGCTTGGCTGGCTGGGTGCGACGCTTCATGCGGGGGCCAACGATGCCGGCGAGCTGCTCATATCCGCCGACGACAGCAGGATCGCCCTCTACGTCGTGCCGACGGACGAGGAACTGATGATCGCACGTCATACTTTTGCACTTGTTGCCGCCTGA